The Haloarcula sp. H-GB4 genome contains a region encoding:
- a CDS encoding DUF106 domain-containing protein translates to MPEKPVPSVIDDPAMRDALATVVEHSDNGNESLQWNDVSESLSSEEWGRLVREEVLVSDGTGFTLTNPEQVREALQPDEPMDTATDEGGIEAESWAWYDKVAGLVTLSLFAGYWSTGIRDTIASYDDLLLAPVTDALPFFAVIILLAIVTGLYSTVLQSRLRDTEKIQAYQERMKELKERKEAAKERGDDDALEELQAEQMEAAGDQLGMFKLQFRPMVWIMLLTIPVFLWLRWKVRGGHLGASEFGLIVPLAGAVGWQEPLFGPMKTWIVWYFLCSMVARQLIQKTFDIQPSPSPSD, encoded by the coding sequence ATGCCAGAGAAACCGGTACCATCGGTTATAGACGATCCAGCGATGCGTGACGCTCTCGCTACGGTGGTTGAGCACAGCGATAACGGAAACGAATCGCTCCAGTGGAACGACGTGAGCGAGTCGCTGTCCAGTGAGGAATGGGGACGGCTCGTACGGGAGGAGGTGCTTGTCAGTGACGGCACTGGATTTACCTTGACGAATCCAGAGCAGGTGCGGGAGGCACTTCAACCGGATGAACCGATGGACACAGCAACGGACGAGGGTGGAATCGAAGCCGAATCGTGGGCCTGGTACGATAAGGTAGCCGGACTGGTGACTCTCTCGCTCTTTGCGGGGTACTGGAGCACCGGTATCAGGGATACCATCGCATCGTACGACGACCTCCTTCTCGCGCCAGTCACGGATGCGCTCCCGTTTTTCGCCGTCATCATACTACTCGCAATCGTCACCGGACTGTATTCAACCGTGTTGCAGTCACGGCTGAGAGACACCGAGAAGATACAGGCCTATCAGGAACGGATGAAGGAGTTGAAAGAGCGCAAGGAGGCAGCAAAAGAGCGCGGCGATGACGATGCCCTAGAGGAGCTTCAGGCGGAACAGATGGAAGCCGCCGGCGACCAGCTTGGGATGTTCAAACTACAGTTTCGACCGATGGTGTGGATCATGCTTTTGACCATCCCGGTGTTCCTCTGGCTACGGTGGAAAGTTCGCGGTGGCCACCTCGGTGCGAGTGAATTCGGGTTGATTGTGCCGCTGGCCGGCGCCGTTGGCTGGCAAGAGCCGTTGTTCGGACCGATGAAAACATGGATTGTCTGGTACTTTCTCTGCTCGATGGTGGCGCGTCAACTCATCCAGAAGACGTTCGATATTCAGCCGTCCCCCTCGCCGTCAGATTGA
- a CDS encoding ABC transporter ATP-binding protein → MPPAVLAESISKRYDDTVALDDVSIDVDSGEIFALVGPNGAGKTTLVGALTGTTTPDSGSVSIFGKSPTRVENSRVGLLPQSFTPPERLTARELVTYYQGLYDDPRRVDDVLAAVGMESADDTWYTNLSGGQKRRVCVGIALINDPDLLFLDEPTTGIDPTGRQSLWSLIADLAAGGTTIFLTTHYMKEAQQLADRVALLDDGMLVEVGSPTALIESHGGGTHLLVETETSPKQLTGLDAEVEPTEDGIRIPDVATADIGRIVGQLDTQGVTYETLTWTDPSLEDVYLSLTDEGIDEDEPSREPITARSQSQ, encoded by the coding sequence ATGCCCCCAGCAGTTCTAGCGGAGAGTATCAGCAAACGCTACGACGACACAGTCGCACTCGACGACGTGTCGATTGATGTCGACAGCGGGGAGATATTCGCGCTAGTTGGCCCGAATGGAGCGGGAAAGACAACCCTCGTCGGAGCCCTTACCGGAACGACGACACCCGATTCGGGCTCGGTTAGCATCTTCGGCAAGTCACCGACCCGTGTCGAGAACAGTCGTGTCGGACTGCTGCCTCAGTCTTTTACGCCGCCGGAACGGCTGACAGCACGTGAACTGGTGACCTACTATCAGGGACTCTACGACGACCCCCGGCGCGTTGACGACGTGCTCGCTGCCGTCGGCATGGAATCGGCCGACGACACGTGGTACACGAACCTGTCGGGTGGGCAAAAGCGGCGTGTCTGTGTCGGCATTGCCCTCATTAACGACCCTGACCTTCTCTTCCTCGACGAGCCAACGACGGGCATCGACCCGACTGGCCGGCAGTCACTCTGGTCGCTCATCGCCGACTTGGCAGCCGGGGGGACGACGATATTTCTCACGACCCACTACATGAAAGAAGCCCAGCAACTCGCAGATCGAGTCGCCTTGCTTGATGACGGAATGCTCGTCGAAGTCGGCTCGCCGACCGCCCTTATCGAATCCCACGGCGGCGGTACGCATCTCCTCGTCGAAACAGAAACCTCCCCGAAGCAACTGACGGGACTTGACGCTGAGGTCGAGCCGACGGAAGACGGCATACGAATTCCGGACGTTGCGACAGCCGATATCGGGCGGATCGTCGGACAGTTGGACACGCAAGGAGTCACGTATGAGACGCTCACATGGACGGACCCCTCTCTCGAAGATGTCTACTTGAGTCTCACCGATGAGGGTATCGACGAGGACGAGCCCTCGCGAGAGCCCATTACCGCTAGGAGTCAGTCTCAATGA
- a CDS encoding ABC transporter permease, whose translation MSRTSRVTAEAGAAWRTFLRRRTAVFFTFGFPLILVAIFGIVVQANPAGGGLFGHPTNFYVPGYLAVIVLFTPLSRIGSSLARYREGNRFQKLSTTPARPSEWLAAHTLVNIAIIVLASTVVLGVLELLAGGTIRLSPLLLPFIILAVVIFCGLGAILGRITDSQDGVVAASNAVALPLVFLSETFVMPERLPMWFRPAISLSPLTYFSRGVRNVTYLNQPAGSDLLVLGVFAALVFAVGAYAVPQE comes from the coding sequence ATGAGTCGGACGAGTCGTGTCACTGCCGAGGCCGGCGCGGCGTGGCGAACGTTCCTTCGTCGTCGGACAGCGGTCTTCTTCACTTTCGGATTTCCGCTCATCCTCGTCGCAATCTTCGGCATCGTTGTTCAGGCAAATCCAGCGGGCGGTGGTCTGTTCGGACACCCGACCAACTTCTACGTGCCGGGCTATCTGGCGGTTATTGTCCTCTTTACGCCGCTGTCCAGAATCGGGAGTTCATTGGCACGATATCGCGAGGGGAACCGGTTTCAGAAGCTGTCGACCACACCTGCGAGACCGAGCGAGTGGTTGGCGGCACACACACTCGTCAATATCGCTATCATCGTTCTCGCGAGTACCGTGGTATTAGGGGTACTGGAACTGCTCGCGGGGGGTACTATCAGACTCTCACCGTTGTTACTCCCGTTTATCATCCTCGCAGTGGTAATCTTTTGCGGGCTCGGGGCCATACTGGGACGGATTACCGATTCACAAGACGGTGTTGTCGCCGCCAGTAACGCCGTCGCACTGCCGCTCGTGTTCCTCTCCGAGACATTCGTGATGCCGGAGCGGCTTCCGATGTGGTTCCGCCCGGCGATCAGTCTGTCACCACTCACGTACTTTTCTCGAGGGGTCAGGAACGTCACCTACCTCAATCAACCAGCCGGATCTGACTTGCTCGTACTGGGGGTGTTCGCCGCGCTGGTTTTCGCCGTCGGCGCATACGCCGTTCCACAGGAGTGA
- a CDS encoding archaea-specific SMC-related protein has protein sequence MTWDLTVENIAGIRNANEAIEPGVNAVRASNWQGKSSFLQSIQTVFGTETPLTEGADQGRVELNADGDAFEVRLERDGVAVSRRGTPYLSSEYDRICADLFAFLDENNAVRKAVRDDEPLEPVLTSPLDFEDIDSQLAELRSERDQVEHELERANNAAERLPKLQERETKLEAELEDLRSELESLNADSGDTADREELSDLRAERERVQRRVNRLEQTVERVEDRLAENRDELSELTVPERGEIETELEQVRERLQSLERDRELLQGVFEANKRVLDSDRTELLTEVSRDMLEDTVECWLCGTETTSDEMTDRLDALDERITELRQEESEYRTRVEELEARRDEVKTARRQEADLTDRIGELEASLDERTEELSSARDRLADLEARVDEMADSVETESERLTDIESEIKYTEAELEDVRSELADAKSVAEQREMLSAEYDDLTGEIASLRNRKDEIKLELRESFSTALADLFERFDTGFEMARLTSTFDLVVARDGRETTLDALSEGERELLGFVVALAGHEAYDVGERVPVLLLDGLGSLASENIATFVEYTANRVDYLVLTAYPEHGGFDANELSPSDWNVVSHQAETKV, from the coding sequence ATGACGTGGGACCTCACAGTCGAAAATATCGCCGGGATTCGTAACGCAAACGAGGCAATTGAACCCGGAGTGAATGCCGTCCGAGCGAGCAACTGGCAAGGGAAATCGAGCTTTCTACAGAGTATCCAGACAGTATTCGGGACCGAGACGCCGCTCACCGAGGGGGCTGACCAAGGGCGGGTCGAACTCAACGCGGACGGCGACGCGTTCGAAGTTCGACTTGAACGGGATGGCGTGGCGGTCAGTCGCCGCGGGACCCCGTACCTTTCGTCCGAATACGACCGCATCTGTGCGGACCTGTTCGCGTTTCTCGACGAGAACAACGCTGTTCGAAAAGCAGTTCGGGACGATGAACCGCTGGAGCCGGTGCTCACGAGCCCGCTTGATTTCGAGGACATCGACAGCCAATTGGCTGAACTGCGATCCGAGCGAGATCAGGTCGAACACGAACTCGAACGGGCTAACAATGCGGCAGAGCGACTTCCCAAACTGCAGGAGCGGGAAACCAAATTGGAGGCTGAGCTTGAAGACCTACGAAGCGAATTGGAGTCACTCAACGCTGACAGCGGCGACACCGCGGATAGAGAAGAACTCAGCGACCTTCGTGCAGAGCGAGAACGTGTACAGCGACGCGTTAACCGGCTCGAGCAGACTGTCGAGCGAGTAGAAGACCGACTCGCCGAGAACCGCGACGAACTCTCTGAGCTTACCGTCCCCGAAAGGGGAGAGATAGAGACGGAGTTAGAGCAGGTCCGTGAGCGTCTCCAATCACTCGAGCGGGATCGGGAGCTGTTACAAGGGGTCTTCGAGGCCAACAAGCGGGTACTCGACTCGGACCGAACTGAGTTGCTAACTGAGGTCTCTCGAGATATGCTCGAGGACACAGTCGAGTGCTGGCTCTGCGGAACGGAAACGACGAGTGACGAGATGACAGATCGACTCGACGCACTCGACGAGCGAATTACTGAACTACGACAGGAGGAATCAGAGTACCGGACACGAGTCGAAGAGCTTGAAGCCCGCCGCGACGAGGTCAAAACCGCCCGCCGGCAGGAAGCGGACTTGACGGACCGTATCGGCGAGTTGGAGGCTTCTCTCGACGAAAGAACCGAGGAACTCTCTTCGGCCCGCGACCGACTGGCTGATTTGGAGGCTCGCGTCGACGAGATGGCAGACTCCGTAGAGACAGAATCGGAGCGGCTCACAGACATCGAGAGTGAGATCAAATATACAGAAGCAGAACTCGAAGATGTTCGGTCGGAACTGGCCGACGCCAAGTCTGTAGCCGAGCAGCGTGAGATGCTTAGCGCGGAGTACGACGATCTCACGGGCGAAATTGCTTCGCTTCGGAACCGTAAAGATGAGATTAAGCTGGAACTCCGCGAGTCGTTTTCGACGGCGCTAGCGGACCTGTTCGAACGCTTTGATACGGGATTCGAGATGGCTCGGTTGACCAGCACGTTCGACCTCGTCGTCGCTCGTGATGGACGCGAAACGACGCTCGATGCCCTTAGCGAGGGTGAGCGGGAGCTACTTGGTTTCGTCGTTGCACTGGCTGGTCACGAGGCATATGACGTGGGTGAACGCGTCCCGGTGTTGCTCCTTGACGGACTGGGGAGTCTCGCCAGCGAGAACATCGCCACCTTCGTCGAGTACACTGCGAATCGGGTTGACTATCTTGTCTTGACAGCGTATCCTGAGCACGGTGGGTTCGACGCGAATGAACTGTCACCATCTGACTGGAATGTCGTCTCTCATCAGGCCGAAACCAAAGTGTAA
- the rdfA gene encoding rod-determining factor RdfA, producing the protein MGCKVDTLADRYDLTAPGSGDHSLDEYLVTRWTGRDGRSADGYKSLTEWFNKRVLKELYAEADRETLSVHLDREYELIIGEDDVAYDELAAALAADGLDIERIESELISWSTMRHHLKGCLEAEKNTGEAKTDWESNTVEVARQRTEEKAQSVLSSLASKERLADAESAEVDVQVKLGCSDCSVRVPFDEAVERGYVCEQHVSVEDEEGTPLNSWKNTLSSVITPYGAIEAVQSLLLEEPSLVETLLLPVL; encoded by the coding sequence ATGGGATGTAAGGTCGATACACTTGCCGACCGGTACGACCTCACGGCTCCTGGATCAGGGGACCACTCTCTCGACGAGTATCTCGTGACTCGCTGGACCGGCCGTGACGGACGGTCTGCGGACGGATACAAGTCGCTCACAGAGTGGTTCAACAAACGAGTTCTCAAAGAGCTATACGCCGAAGCCGACCGGGAGACACTGAGTGTCCATCTGGACCGGGAGTACGAACTCATCATCGGTGAAGACGACGTAGCGTACGACGAGTTGGCGGCCGCGCTTGCTGCTGATGGACTCGACATTGAGCGCATCGAGAGCGAACTCATTTCCTGGAGCACGATGCGCCATCACCTCAAGGGGTGTCTCGAAGCAGAAAAAAACACTGGCGAGGCGAAGACCGATTGGGAGTCAAACACCGTCGAGGTAGCCAGACAGCGGACCGAGGAAAAGGCCCAGTCGGTTCTCTCCTCGCTGGCATCGAAGGAGCGACTCGCAGACGCTGAGTCCGCCGAGGTAGATGTCCAGGTGAAACTCGGCTGCTCGGACTGCTCGGTTCGGGTCCCGTTCGACGAGGCGGTCGAACGTGGCTACGTCTGTGAACAGCACGTCTCAGTTGAGGACGAAGAGGGAACTCCGTTGAACAGCTGGAAAAACACTCTCTCATCGGTTATTACACCCTATGGTGCGATCGAAGCGGTTCAGAGTCTGTTGCTCGAAGAACCGTCCCTCGTGGAGACACTCCTGCTCCCGGTACTCTGA